DNA from Solenopsis invicta isolate M01_SB chromosome 4, UNIL_Sinv_3.0, whole genome shotgun sequence:
atttattttaaaaatattgatcagACATCatataagtatatttaaaaaaatttttttttagagagaagTTCTTACTTCTCTCTACTTCTCTCTATTAAGTATACTTGCtttgaaaatatcaaatgttCCTTGCgaaggaaaaaatttaaaaaatttgtgaataatTAAACGAAGGTAAAGAAACATCACGAGAGATGAATGGCTACTCTTAGCTCGATGAGTGTCAGTTTCTACAGATTTTAGTCCGAAGAAACCCCGGAGATGGGGTACTTCGCGCTGATTTACGATCGCACGAAATATACAACATCTGTACGTATTTAAACAGTGTAGTACCTCCACTCAAACCGAATTTATACTTCGTAGATAACTTTAACATCATAGTTATTTTGGGGTTTCCGTGTTGATCTCTGATCATACATTTCTAATTTATAGATTCTACTACATTTGATAGATTCTCTTTATACTGttcaagaaattaatataacaatttaaatatgacTCGAAcagtttatatattaatactatgtaaaaatataaaaaaatacgtctaataaaaataattacatttttaataatttgtctaaCGGTtcgaaaattgatttatttcgcTATGTTATATATtcatcattatattattttatttctatttacttGCAATAAATATGATTGATTAGATTGTGTATGTAATTgttgaagaaataaatttattaaatatgcactctttaatattttatgtattatctgcttattccttcttttattttattttacacaaagtTTACACGTACGTATCGTTAATATTGTGAATTGCAAAGGGGATCGAATAAGGAAGCatgggggggggagagagagagagagagagagagagagagagagagagagagagaggatagaGAACAGGAAAAGTGAGAGAACAGCTCTTACaacgaaaaaagaaataaaatataggtGCTACCAGATTTCAGCCAACCGAGAAAACGTGCATCGAAACCGCTGTTTACACCATGCGTAAACATTGGGTGGCACTTAAGATGTCGTTTAAACACAGACAGGAAACACGTGAATACACTGATACGTAAATATTTTGCTCTACTTGCTCTCCTGAATATCAGAAGGACAAGATAGTATGTCCATATGGTAACATTTGTCAGTGACGTAACTTGCGACGCTCAGTTAAATCTTTTCAagatattcttataaattttgtgaagaacaaaaaaattttgcccatattcaaatttattcagTTTTAATTAGTCAATAGTGTGTAACAGGTTAAGCTTTAagagataaattataaatgataaaattatatttaattaattttaattagatttgattttataatgatAGAACACAAAAGTTAACTCAAAATTCGTACAATTTTAATCATCGGAAAGATGCAGTAAATGATAAACTTGTTTCGACTCTAATTTTCAATGAGAAAAGATTATTCTTTacgagatatataaaaatattcagtaAGTAATTACAGGAGACATTAGgtagtgtaaaaattaattttttttttctaatgcaAATTTTGAGCAAATGAATGAACAATATATGtctaatttattatgatttaccTCTAGGTACAGGACGTAACGGTGCCGGCCGATATAAAGTTCCTAAATTCTCCATTAACCCGGTATAAGATGCAGATGTGATGTTCTCAGATAATGACGAATGAGCATGCGGAAATGAAATGCATGTTCTGATATTTTCGCATCGCTCGTAACTATCGATGCAAGGACACCGTATTGGTTGTATTGGAGGTTGTATTGGAAGTGGTTTAAGAATATCTGTCAACGTATCGATTTCggtaaattaaaacttttataatatgtataaataataatatgtacattATGCAATTGTAATAGTGTAGagcttcattaatattataaagagatataaaaaattgtaatttttgtttaaagatacgcgttaaaaaaaattaatgtgtatacatatttgattaatagatataattttgtatgtaaGTTATCTCTGAAAAAATTTGTCCAATAACAAGTTACAAGTCAATtacgataattatatataaaagtaaaaaattttttgtaataaaattttataaattacaatttttgagtGTTATTAACTTTTACCTGTTTTTCTTGGGCAAATTTCATTTGATAGTATGCGATCCATGCCAAATTTCAATTGTTTAGGACAATTATCGTTATCCATGAGAGTATTAATGTCGTCCATCGtcctttttacaaatttgttaaaaatccaCACGGCCCCTGCGTTAACTGCGCACTTTATAAGATTCGAAAGTccacaatttcaattttatgcGTATATCTGCTTGTAcagaatacaaatttaaataccaaattattattaaaaataacataaaattaattctacaactattatattacaattacttCACTAGTACATCGCTTTAATTCAGCACTTTCTTGAATCACTCTTTAtgacattgtttttaaatgtacatGATAATGATGTTAAACACaagtttgataaaaataattttaagaataaagtttgcattaatttattatagtgAAGAATTATCactttcgcaaaaaatattcgaAGGAACTGTAGAACAGCATAAATGTGAATGAGTGAACGAGACTCTGCCATGTTCAGAAATTTCTGGCTGAAAAAATCACCACTGCCAGTTGTGATTTAACTGGATTAACTGGATTGGTCCACGAAAATACTGGTAGGCGGGACTACGAGAAGATTGGTCTGGCCAAGATGATGTGTCTCGGATGCTGCGAGATATAAATGTCAAACTTGGGTAATATTATCCGTAAGAGAGAAaaagttttgataataataataataataataataataataataataataataaattgtcttTTACATACGTTGATTTTATATCGTCtattaataaattctgcatgtGTTATcctgtttttaatttctttaatttacggCATATTTGCATCTTATTGTTtacaaacataaattaaatatttcttaattattttttaatataaaatcttacaaaatttaaagatataaaaaaatgaacattattttacaatatttttagatattcaaacattttttactaataatagtactattaaacatgtttttgttttaataagttGTTTTGATACAATTCTCTAGCTAATGTGAGTGCTTAAACATGGGTAAATCAAATGAATATAATGAATATGgaaaatgataaatgtttaGAGAGTATACATATAATGGAGTTATATACGTATGCTCCAAAAGTCGatgttataatatacataacTTAATCCCTTAATTGATACCATCGGATATGAATCGGTCACGTAATCAAACGGATTGGATTTCGAAGAGCTTTCGCACGTACAAGAATTCGCATATATCGATGGAACAATGGTATAAAGATGGTACGTATGGTCGATGATATCTTTACAAGAGCCATATGGTTATCTTTTACGTGTAGGTCTGCGAAGTATACAGTCACTTAGATGTTTATTTGAAGAGCCATGTTTGAAGCTGCCTCTCTACCCACACGCTAAGAATATTCTTCGAGATATGTACACAGCGCGGTCTTCTATTCGATTTTATTAGGTTTTAGGATTTTCAAGAGTCTACAGATTTGTGTGATAAGCACTTTTCGAATGAAGTTAATCGATTGGcaacacaattttaattacgttgtaaaagcttaaaaaaatttctttaaaaatttactaatttaattcGTCGTTTTAATTCGTCTATTCATTTAGACTCTGTTACGATATTTTATATACCATTAactctataataaaaaattaataatttaaaaactattaggaaaataatactaattattaatttatttttttaacatttttatttataatcttgtTGTAttggtttataaaatatttgctttgatttattatatctattatatctattatatctattatatgtgGAGTtggttatatattttattgtttgatataatcatataatcatgaataaataatatattattatagaataatgtacatgatttttgatcaattataCAAGGCGTAACTTCTTGAAAGCATAATCATTCCTTCATAGAGTTTGTCCGTTTCAAAGTTATTCTCCATTggatcaaatattaaaatgttccGTTTGGGGCGGTTTAGTTTCTGTAGGCTTTGCAGATTCTAAGaagaattaacaattattaatgcttaaactcatttttcaaaaatcagtTTGTATTCTTATCATaaatatcaaaacattttcaaagaaatatcaccagcttttatatatatatatatgttaaagaTCTTTTAGAAAAACATACTAATTCTTAACATTCTAAAATATAACAGCTAATCTTACAGTTTAATGACGAAAAATACTGTTTTAACAATGATATATTTAATCGGagtaattcttattatttctacatttattaataaagtcataataaaaacaaataaattaaataatcagaaacaatttttattatacatatattattagtttaaacataagaaattttgttttaactatAGTATTACCGAAAATACGACGACATTTCCGTTTCCATTGGACGTATTGCGCTGAATCGCTGTAATTATGAGTGTAAGGAGATAACCACCGAATGCGAGAAAAGAGAGTGCAGTTACTGCTAGCTGAAAGATTTTTGAAATCTTCGAGTCTTTGCCTTTTTCATCATAATGTTCTTCGTATCGTTTTATAGGCTTCTTGTTATTTCTCTTCAATGCCATTGGCATCGCCATTGGCAGCGTCAACGGAAATGTTCTGGACATGTTGATAtcttcattttcattttcatcaGTAATGTCTATAAGTGTTACAATAACGTATAtcttacatgtatatttttaatactatctTAAAATAACGctttgataactttttttttataataattacaataataaattatttaatgaaagatttataatcaaaattaccATTATTATTTGCAAGGGaagattttatatgaattaGTTTATCCATTGGCAATTCACTTAAACTGCGAATCTCGTTTAGATATAAAGATGATTGATCTCCAaatgtcatttttaaaatataaaatgcacaAAATATTAACAAACCGCAATACATAGCCGAGTAGTCTGAAATTTGTGATTAAgatttgtgattaataaatataaatttgcactttagtttttgattatattaacatgTATAATAACTTACTTTATGTGGCACAAACACGTACTTAAACTATTTCAACTGGGAGTAGcaaaaattaagtaattgtatcaaattattgtatttttcgtgcaaatcgtttttaattacaataatgacTATGTAAACGTTGAATATTACTTTTAGGTAGAGAACTTTTGTCACTTCAATCAACCTTCTTACTGGCTTCTAAGAGGAACGCAACTAAATCGTGCTGCGAAACACGGATGCCGTTTTCTTACGCTTGGCTGACGAAGCAAGAAGAGTGACAATCGCATAACAAGCTCAACGGGGACTTTGTCGGAGCAACGGAATAGAAATAAATGCATAATTAACGCAAAACACCCGTTATAATATCTGTTTTACAAAAGATCCTAGGCAGTAGTCTCAGTATCGTTGAACAGTTTGATTCAACAAAATGTCCAGCTTCTCGTGCTTTTTCTTTTGTGTCCTCTGGATAACTACATTTGACGAAGTGCAACTCACAAAAACTGAAGGTAagcttctttttttgttttctaaagATGCAGGTTTTgttgtaaatttcaaatatcctTTGGTACTcgataatatcaaaataaatgtttgcatGAGCAATATACTTTTGTAATCTCAGATGTTTTGGATAAGATAAAAGCAGGATTACAGTATGCAAGTAACTATCTAGAAACGGCTAAAGACATTGCCGATCTGGTGTCTAAGAGTTTAGGCCATAAGCCAAATCAAAAACGAGGAGAAGATAGAAACGGTGACAAACAATCATTTGGTCCTTCAAATTTCGTTTCCGCATTCTTTCGACTTATTGGATTTGATTCAAAAAAGGTAGCAGCAGTCGCAGTTAACAGTGTTATATTTCTTGCACAAATGGTAAATATATGTGGTCagatgtattatattataaataatttaaattatatggtaatgacatttattttatactagatataattttgattatttcttttGACAGATAAGCACGCTTTTTGGACTGAAATCGCTGCAAAGTAATATTGCCAGAAATGTGGACGACGAAAAACTGGCTTGGGATCCgttaaaatttactttagaaaataaaaataaaaatgtaagtcattatattattattattattattattattattattattattattattgttgttaatataaaatagatctatgtgtgtgagagagagagagagagccctattttgttttaaattaaataataaaagttatttttttttaagaataatacaAGATTAAAGTGTTCATGTAATatgaacatttttaattatacgtatacgtaattaaaattttaataattaatataattaaaatatttatatttgcaatttaaataaatttataacgcaTTTAATTATGCTTAACAGATCCAAAATTTAATTGATCAAGCAAGGAATCCGAATCTATCAAATCAGTTGATAGAAAGAATTACTAGTTCTGATACTGGTTGCATTCGATTATTACTATGTAAATCATCTCCAATCATAAAAGCAGCGCAAATTTCTCTCAATAATAAATCGCAAGATTACATGCATCGAATTATTGCGTGGTTGCCGTCTAAAGAGGAATTTGAAACAAGCAGCGACAAATGTGAAGAGAAACATACGGATTGTCGTTTATTTTCttcgtaataattattattactacaagGAAGCTAGGAAACGTTTTCATTAGAAAACTCAGATATGTATTTATAAGTGTTACACGTCGGACAATAAATTCCAACACACAATGTTTTGCTTTTAGATATTATTgaacttcttttcttttttatattacagatTAAAATGTTTCGAagattaacaatatttttactctttacatgaaacaaaatattcaacacagaatattttaaaaattagagtaCGTATGTACCTTATAAATGTACATgtgcaaatttttctttatattaatatctattattgtGTTGCGTATATAAGATTTACGTtgctatattatttttcatggCACAACAATCGTGTAAGCACGAAATGCGCGACAATGATTGCACaatgtataaatagaaataacattgtaaagataaatcaaatacaataattatcataatcTATGTTCATTTGCTgtataattaatactaattaatatattcattagaacgcataaaaaatatttacgatgtAATAAGGACGGCGCTAATATAAAGAATCTCTACACTTTGGAATCTAGAATTTATCTGTActttactttaaattataattaacttttaattcgtCTActgttacaattaaataaattattctttattgtaATGTTAGTAGGTCACTGACATCGCATAATATCGATTACATCgatcttaataattttaaatttatataacaatataatgaaatacgaaaattgaacaaaacattgagcacatataaatataattgtatattttatatagattgtCTATTCATATTGCTCATTTTTcgtttattaatgttaaaaattctcATCAAGTTATCATTAATGACCGTCTTCAACGTGTGGCacataagtaaattataaaagtttatattattccATATGATATCTTGCAtctcttatacatatatattcatcataatttatctcaaatttaaaaaatgtttgttgtGACTTACAATACTAcactatttatataatttaaataaaataatattctgtccacgtacgtataattttatatctcttgAAGTTTCAAGTTAACATAGtgaaattatattaagttttataattatttaaccaACTAGACATTAGATCTACATTCCAAAGTGTGTAATCGTCAATTCATTTACATCATACATCTAATGAGATCACGACATTGTGACATAATTTATAAACGCTAcatgtttgtgtgtgtatatatatatatatatatatatatatatatatatatatactttatatatatatatatatatatatatatatactttttttaactctattttATCGCCTTTCTCTAAAAGTTGATTATAGTCAATATTTCGGAATAGTCGTCGTTAAAAATTCGATCGACCAACAAACATTTGGCATATATTCAacttatttaatacatattttacacaaCCTACGCAATACAATATCTATCATTTACTAATTAAGAGAAAGTTTTGGcatttgtaaattgtttaagtATGGAGATATTTCGCGCgatcttattaaaaatgttttgtaaataatacaatactaatgttttgtaaaaatatttttttttttacaaaacaaacaacataaacattaataatttgatttagaTATAGATGTATAATAGAAGATacaaattatatagaaatttgcaaaatattctacaaaatattacgatgaaatatttatgtttttgatTTACGTTTCATAAAATCACAATTAGTAGTTAGAATATTGCGCACTACGATATACCATACATTTTCCTTATGCAGTTAATTTTATACTAACGTATAATATACTACAtagagttatattttatatgttacaaAGTTTTATATACTAATTGAAAAATCGATCTTGAAAATATACAGAGAATCAAcaggttataaaaaaaatgactcactcattaattataatatgcaaTTTATATCGCATAAATAGTGCGAAAATCTCGATTctgaaatatgtatttacaagAGGGACTATCCATCAGATtcataaatatgcatatatacgCCAACcctgtattattaatttacaaatctatacgtataatgtaatataataatcaaaagTGTCAAAGTGTTTGTTATTATTCATGGATACACTAAATATGCAGGTGTGATAAAGtattatgtacgtaaaataattaaaataactggAAGACGAAAGCGGAAACTAAACTTTgtggaataattttttcttttcaattcttatatgcaataatatttgtatgataatttttaatattttgttttgaagaattcgtgaaaaaaatcaaaagtcTTACCGGGcatagtattttatttaaatcgatATACGTGAATACTTCAATATATGTTTTTTGcacgtattatacatatgtatatagtcTCAATCTTGAATGtgacaaatgtaatttttatatatatatatatatatatatatataacaattatgttAAACTGCTATACTGTTGATTAtgatttggaattttttttattaaaattatcaatagaattatttaaatttttatcaaagtgcaatcaattaaatttccatgacttaaacttattaaattattacaaacatTGCTGTAAATATCTACTGGACTTTACgtgtatatttatgttataattatcaCGTCAAATTTTATTCGCGCTCATATGTGAATTATCtatcactcacacacacacacacacacacacacacacacacacacacacgcacacacacacacgtacacataatgatacattttatattctcgTCGATAGTTTTGACGATTTAGCAAAGAGAGAAACAAGATTCTGAGTCACAAGCGAGCGCAAATTTAAGTTTCGTACAAATTCGATACGTTTATGTTTCAACttggaattattattttcaattataaatgatatttttcaaaatctttttcaacgaattcttaatcataatttacgtaaaatcaattatctataataataaatattgcacaGTTAATAAATGATTCTAAAAAGGTAATAAAGTATTTAGAAATATCGTCATTACACACACCTCTCAATGGTAATAACAGTTCTACAACTTCAATTAATcatcaacttaaaattatttgagaatATGGATTAACTTtgtgaaagaaaaacaaattggAATAATAgcagtatttttatacgtaaacCTTTAAAGAGTCGCCTGACCAGGACTAATCAAGTCAGTATTTTCGACGCGAGCTTGGCGTAGCCAATCCCTGAGGTTTCTGGTCCTTTCCATCAAATTTGAGGCATTTCTCTCGACTGTACCAACGCTGGTGCTAAAACCGCTATTAGGTCCGTACTGAGCGATAATATTTTGAGTTGTGGTAATAGGAGGCTGTGTTGCAGTTAATTGAGATAGGATGTTAGATTGTATATTGGGCGTACCAAAGGcacctaaaaaaataaaacttgttcgTAATTATATTCGTAGTTTTtaatagagataaaaaaatattttatattacaaaatttttttatctctattaaaaaagttttttaacacagttacttaaatccaatcacgtaaatatacaatcattattttttttatcattttaaaatacattcaatttatattcacataatattaatttattaactataCTTATACTGTACTAGTTCTGAAGATACTCGTATTTcacgttaaattataataatattcttcaacttttgtataaattatattctttctCTTTACCTTGCATGCTGTTAGGCTGCGTGGTGAGATGATGAAACCGCAACCAACGCAAATAAGAGTACATAAGAGTCGGTGTTGGAGGTATGTTACTGTCTTGACGCTTATTCAAGACGTCCCAAATCTCTCGTATTTCTGAGTTTAAATTCTCTAAACTCGCAATGATTTCAGTAGATTCTTGATAATGATCTAGTGGCTTATCTAGATTTCCAACAACAAACTATACAATGTAATGCAAATTTATGTTGTCAATTATAATAGTTATGCATCGCATTACATAACTGTACAACTTATCGTTTCTGATTTATCTTTGTGAAATAAGagatattataatagaatttttttcatttctaattGCTTTATAAAATTGACAATAATCTATGAAACAAACATCA
Protein-coding regions in this window:
- the LOC105200435 gene encoding uncharacterized protein LOC105200435 translates to MSSFSCFFFCVLWITTFDEVQLTKTEDVLDKIKAGLQYASNYLETAKDIADLVSKSLGHKPNQKRGEDRNGDKQSFGPSNFVSAFFRLIGFDSKKVAAVAVNSVIFLAQMISTLFGLKSLQSNIARNVDDEKLAWDPLKFTLENKNKNIQNLIDQARNPNLSNQLIERITSSDTGCIRLLLCKSSPIIKAAQISLNNKSQDYMHRIIAWLPSKEEFETSSDKCEEKHTDCRLFSS
- the LOC105200415 gene encoding uncharacterized protein LOC105200415, which codes for MYCGLLIFCAFYILKMTFGDQSSLYLNEIRSLSELPMDKLIHIKSSLANNNDITDENENEDINMSRTFPLTLPMAMPMALKRNNKKPIKRYEEHYDEKGKDSKISKIFQLAVTALSFLAFGGYLLTLIITAIQRNTSNGNGNVVVFSNLQSLQKLNRPKRNILIFDPMENNFETDKLYEGMIMLSRSYALYN